A portion of the Haemorhous mexicanus isolate bHaeMex1 chromosome 3, bHaeMex1.pri, whole genome shotgun sequence genome contains these proteins:
- the PAPOLG gene encoding poly(A) polymerase gamma, with amino-acid sequence MSWCGSGEGWSWAPFDEGPSTSRQQNQPQGHYGLTSPISLAPPSDKDHIHTQKLIEAMKPFGVFEDQEELYHRTTVLGKLNNFVREWISELAESKNLPPSITEQVGGKIFTFGSYRLGVHTKGSDIDALCVAPSHVERSDFFQSFFEKLKNQEEVKNLRAIEDAYVPVIKFEFDGIEIDLVFAKLSLPTVSDDLDLRDDSCLKSLDIRCIRSLNGSRVTDEILRLVPNLENFRLTLRAVKLWAKRRGVYSNIMGFLGGVSWAMLVARICQLYPNALASTLVNKFFLIFSKWDWPKPVLLKRLEESFLNLPVWDPRVNPSDRYHVMPIITPAYPQQNSTYNVSVSTRAVMVEEFQRGLEVTDEILKGKSDWSKLFEPLNFFQKYKHYIVLTASAFTEEHHLNWIGLVESKIRVLVGNLERNEFITIAHVQPQSFPGNEVLYKQSGYVSMWFLGLVFKKAESAVKTNVDLTHGIQSFTDTVYRQASALNILKEGMKIEATYVKRKQLHYFLPAGTLQKRKKQRVSDISQNNSGLQCKRSSLGESCSDGSKDRDSRTPSNSSSLNKISKLDISTAETERNVECQSCSGANSVAEPSTSKGLCIPVTDPKMEATVALRTSGPPVGCTIPGYNTVCQLRTCFVQEQHKLSGTLITDPKSASPKQHYSPRSKVSRPPTAGECPQKAIDGEKLNVWDSDFTESGYFQDGRKRATKNGVLDGKSMQIPVITSRSQRLSSKELPDSSSPVPTNSIRIIKRSIKLTLNGVLRRMFRVLRRAFRKNLGY; translated from the exons ATGAGCTGGTGCGGCAGCGGTGAAGGGTGGAGTTGGGCTCCCTTCGATGAAGGTCCCAG TACTTCCAGGCAGCAGAACCAGCCTCAAGGGCACTATGGACTTACCTCTCCAATTAGCTTGGCTCCTCCTAGTGACAAAGACCACATCCATACTCAGAAGCTGATTGAAGCAATGAAGCCATTTGGGGTGTTTGAGGATCAGGAAGAACTCTATCACAG GACAACTGTTCTTGGAAAACTGAATAACTTTGTCAGAGAATGGATTTCAGAGCTTGCTGAAAGCAag AATCTTCCCCCTTCAATAACAGAACAAGTTGGTggcaaaatatttacatttggCTCCTACAGACTTGGAGTACACACCAAAG GTTCGGACATCGATGCCCTTTGTGTTGCTCCCAGTCACGTGGAAAGATCCGATTTTTTCCAGTCATTCTTTGAAAAGCTGAAGAATCAAGAGGAAGTAAAAAACCTGAGA GCCATTGAGGATGCATATGTACCTGTTATCAAATTTGAGTTTGATGGCATTGAG ATTGACCTCGTCTTTGCAAAGCTCTCTTTGCCAACGGTTTCTGACGATCTCGATCTCAGGGATGACTCGTGCCTCAAAAGCCTGGATATAAGATGCATCCGGAGCCTGAATG GCAGCAGGGTCACAGATGAAATACTGCGCCTGGTGCCCAACCTGGAGAACTTCCGCCTCACGCTCCGTGCAGTTAAACTGTGGGCAAAAC GACGTGGTGTTTACTCCAACATCATGGGATTTCTTGGTGGAGTCTCCTGGGCCATGCTGGTAGCAAGAATATGTCAACTCTACCCAAATGCTTTGGCCTCTACTCTCGTTAACAAGTTCTTCTTGATTTTTTCCAAATG ggATTGGCCAAAGCCAGTATTGCTGAAACGACTTGAAGAGAGCTTTCTTAATTTACCAGTCTGGGACCCTAGG GTGAACCCATCAGACCGGTACCACGTGATGCCCATCATCACCCCGGCCTATCCACAGCAGAACTCCACCTACAACGTGTCTGTGTCAACACGAGCAGTCATGGTGGAGGAGTTCCAACGTG GTCTTGAAGTTACAGATGAGATTCTCAAAGGAAAATCAGACTGGTCAAAGCTCTTTGAACCCCTGAACTTCTTTCAGAAGTACAA ACATTACATTGTGCTGACTGCCAGTGCCTTTACAGAAGAGCATCACCTAAACTG GATTGGTCTCGTCGAGTCTAAAATCCGTGTGCTGGTTGGAAACTTGGAAAGGAATGAATTTATAACTATTGCACACGTGCAGCCACAGTCTTTCCCTGGCAATGAAGTTCTCTATAAACA GAGTGGATATGTATCAATGTGGTTTCTTGGGCTTGTGTTTAAGAAAGCAGAAAGTGCAGTAAAGACTAACGTTGATCTAACACATGGGATACAGTCATTCACAGATACAG TTTACAGGCAGGCCAGTGCCCTCAACATCCTAAAGGAAGGTATGAAGATTGAGGCAACTTATGTGAAGAGAAAGCAACTCCATTATTTTTTGCCAGCAGGAACCttacagaagagaaagaag CAAAGGGTGTCAGATATTAGTCAAAATAATAGTGGACTTCAGTGCAAAAGGTCTTCTTTAGGTGAAAGCTGTTCGGATGGTTCCAAAGACAGAGATTCCAGAACACCCTCTAATTCCTCTTCGTTAAATAAGATTTCTAAGTTGGACATCTCTACAGCAGAGACAGAAAG AAATGTTGAATGTCAGAGTTGTAGTGGTGCCAACAGTGTAGCTGAGCCATCCACGTCTAAGGGACTTTGCATTCCTGTGACTGACCCAA AAATGGAGGCTACAGTTGCACTGAGAACATCAGGACCTCCCGTTGGTTGCACCATTCCAGGATATAACACGGTTTGTCAACTCAGAACGTGTTTTGTGCAAGAGCAGCATAAATTAAGTGGGACTCTAATCACGGATCCTAAGAGTGCTTCACCTAAGCAGCATTATTCACCAAGGTCTAAAGTATCTCGTCCACCTACAGCGGGAGAATGCCCCCAAAAAGCCATAGATGGAGAAAAG CTAAACGTGTGGGACTCGGATTTCACAGAAAGTGGATACTTTCAAGATGGGAGGAAGAGAGCtacaaaaaat GGTGTCCTTGATGGAAAATCCATGCAGATTCCAGTGATCACATCAAGATCACAG AGGCTTTCCAGTAAAGAACTGCCAGATTCTTCATCTCCTGTTCCAACAAATAGCATTCGTATTATTAAAAGATCCATCAAACTTACCCTTAATGG